The following proteins are co-located in the Nomia melanderi isolate GNS246 chromosome 1, iyNomMela1, whole genome shotgun sequence genome:
- the LOC116427614 gene encoding ubiquitin-conjugating enzyme E2 N has translation MAALPRRIIKETQRLMQEPVPGISAVPDDTNARYFHVIVTGPEDSPFEGGLFKLELFLPEDYPMSAPKVRFITKIYHPNIDRLGRICLDILKEKWSPALQIRTVLLSIQALLSAPNPDDPLANDVAELWKVNEIEAIRNAKEWTRRYAMDN, from the exons ATGGCTGCTTTACCACGAAGGATTATCAAAGAAACACAGAGATTAATGCAAGAACCAGTTCCTGGTATCAGTGCTGTTCCAGATGATACAAATGCTAGGTATTTTCATGTAATTGTAACTGGACCTGAAGATTCACCATTTGAAGGTGGACTTTTTAAACTTGAGTTGTTCCTACCAGAAGACTATCCAATGTCTGCTCCTAAAGTTAGattcattacaaaaatttatcatcCAAATATAGACAG ATTGGGCAGGATTTGTTTGGATATTCTCAAAGAAAAGTGGAGTCCTGCTCTTCAAATTAGAACAGTTTTACTGTCGATACAAGCATTATTAAGCGCACCAAACCCAGATGATCCTTTGGCAAATGATGTTGCTGAATTATGGaaagtaaatgaaattgaagcaATACGTAATGCCAAAGAGTGGACTCGGAGATATGCTATGGATAACTGA